One segment of Primulina tabacum isolate GXHZ01 chromosome 14, ASM2559414v2, whole genome shotgun sequence DNA contains the following:
- the LOC142523800 gene encoding uncharacterized protein LOC142523800: protein MTCKARAQWTGNAVADVPVAVIMPTRRVPSTDHHDDTSGGDRDLPPPPPLGDAAARVSRFQRLNPKEFGGTTDPFAAEGWIQSLKLHFQYLEMRDGDRVRCATYMLRDDASLWWEGAAHGVNLATLTSEQFKDVFYDKYFLANIRGRLTREFMSLRQGDLTVAEFIRKFDWGCYFVPHISRDAAHKLRHFMDGLRPTLHRDVMLMRLASYEEATACAFQAEQPMRDINFEMQR, encoded by the exons atgacatgtaaggccagggCTCaatggacgggtaatgctgtcgctgatgtcccagTCGCAG TTATCATGCCTACCAGACGTGTCCCTAGCACAGATCATCATGATGATACGTCTGGAGGCGATAGAGAccttccaccaccaccaccgctaGGCGATGCCGCTGCTCGAGTCTCGAGG TTTCAacggctcaacccgaaggagttcgggggtaccaCTGACCCTTTCGCGGCAGAGGGTTGGATTCAATCTTTGAAGCTACACTTTCAGTACCTAGAGATGAGGGATGGTGACAGGGTCAGGTGCGCCACTTATATGCTGAGGGATGACGCatccctatggtgggagggagctgcCCACGGGGTGAACTTGGCTACCCTCACTTCGGAGCAGTTCAAGGACGTATTCTACGACAAGTATTTCCTAGCCAATATCAGGGGTCGCCTGAcaagggagttcatgagtctccgccagggagacttgactgtgGCAGAGTTTATTCGGAAGTTTGACTGGGGATGCTACTTTGTGCCCCATATCTCTAGAGATGCCGCTCataagctgaggcatttcatggatggcctgAGACCTACCTTGCACCGGGATGTTATGTTGATGAGATTGGCGAGCTATGAAGAGGCCACCGCATGTGCTTTCCAGGCGGAGCAGCCAATGAGGGACATCaattttgagatgcagaggtag